A window of the Tiliqua scincoides isolate rTilSci1 chromosome 5, rTilSci1.hap2, whole genome shotgun sequence genome harbors these coding sequences:
- the LOC136652423 gene encoding olfactory receptor 10A7-like: MQTKKENSLQNGTGLIEFILQGLSDDPKLQVILFSIFLAIYIITLAGNLLIILLTLADPALHTPMYFFLRNLSFLEICYTSVNIPKMLDNLLSGNKSISFIGCAVQTYFTFFLGGSECFLLASMSYDRYIAICKPLHYPVLMSRKVYTSLAVASWLSGFFMSFGHTSMVFTLPFCASNVINHFFCDIPPLLKLACGDTSRIEIAVFAVAMVFISLPFILILLSYAGIIAAILRISSSAGRKKTFSTCSSHLIVVTLFFGSGCITYLKPNSTYSPNTDKYLSLFYTVVSPILNPVIYSLRNKEVNGALRRIFGRKWQPSVSKDYGIAL; this comes from the exons ATGcagaccaagaaagaaaataGTTTACAAAATGGCACAGGATTAATAGAGTTCATCCTCCAGGGTCTTTCTGATGACCCCAAACTGCAAGTCAtcttattttccatttttctggCAATCTATATCATCACTCTGGCAGGAAATCTTCTCATCATACTCCTGACACTGGCCGACCCTGCCCTTCACacacccatgtatttcttcctgagAAACTTGTCCTTCTTGGAAATCTGCTATACATCTGTCAATATCCCCAAGATGCTTGATAACCTCCTGTCTGGAAACAAATCCATCTCTTTCATCGGCTGTGCTGTGCAGACCTATTTTACATTCTTCCTTGGTGGGTCAGAATGCTTCCTCTTGGCCTCAATGTCTTATGATCGCTATATTGCCATTTGCAAGCCTCTGCATTACCCTGTCCTGATGAGCCGGAAAGTGTATACCAGCCTAGCTGTGGCATCATGGTTAAGTGGGTTTTTCATGTCTTTTGGTCACACCAGCATGGTGTTCACTCTGCCCTTCTGTGCCTCCAATGTGatcaaccatttcttttgtgaCATCCCTCCATTATTAAAATTGGCTTGTGGGGACACCTCTAGAATAGAAATTGCTGTCTTTGCAGTGGCTATGGTTTTCATAAGTCTTCCTTTTATCCTGATATTGTTGTCTTATGCTGGGATCATTGCTGCCATACTGAGGATCTCATCCTCTGCGGGTCGGAAGAAGACCTTCTCCACCTGCTCTTCACACCTCATTGTGGTGACTTTATTTTTCGGTTCTGGTTGTATTACTTATTTGAAGCCTAATTCCACTTACTCACCAAACACAGACAAATACCTTTCTCTCTTCTACACGGTTGTTAGTCCCATCTTGAATCCTGTCATATACAGCCTGAGGAATAAAGAGGTGAATGGTGCTCTTAGGAGAATTTTTGGAAGAAAG tggcaaccttcagtctcgaaagactatggtatcgcgctctga